The sequence AGCACACAGATCCGCTGAACCGCCCAGGTGGCCAGCCCCTGGCCCGCGGCCTTCTCCGCTATCCGGTAACCCAGCTCGGCCGAGCCGTCCCGCACCTCGACGAGGTTGATCCGTCCGAGGACGCCGCCGTCGGCGTCCTCGATGAGGTGGAGGTGGTGCAGCCCCGCCTCCTGTTCGGCGAGCAGAAGGCGATGGCGTTCGGCGAACTCGGCGAAATAGGCGTCGCCCCGGTCGGTGATGGACGCGGCGAAGTAGCTCCGGTTCTCCCGCTCGAAGGCGAGCAGAGCCTCGGCGTGGTCGGGGCGGAGTCGGCTGATCGACGTCATACCCGGATGCTAAGCCCAGGTTCCCCACAGGTGTCGGGGCGATGCGCCGCCGGTGCGCGGGCAACAGTCCGACGTCCCACGCCCCCCACGGGTGCCGGGGGGGATTCACGCCCCCTGGCCCGGGTTCCCACGCTCCAGCGCGAGGGCCAGGCCGCGTTCGGCGTCGTCGGCCGAGGCGCGCCGGTAGGCCCGTTCGTACGCCGAGTCACCCGCCGCCTGGCGGGCCCTCAGCTCCCACTGCTCGCGGATCGCCCCGAGCTCCGGGGTCCCCCGGTGCGGGTGGCCGATCATGCGCCAGTAGGCGTGCCCCGTCCCCGATGCCCTGGCCGCGGCCACCCCGTTGCCCTGGGCGGCGATGGCCCCGGCGAGCAGGTCGAGGCCGAGCGCTATGCCGAGGCTGTCATGCAGCTCGTGCTTGCTCGCGAGCATCGCGCGCGCATGGCTCTCCGCGTGACGGGGACGGCCCTGGAGCAGGTGGATGAGGGCGAGCTGAT is a genomic window of Streptomyces sp. YPW6 containing:
- a CDS encoding GNAT family N-acetyltransferase yields the protein MTSISRLRPDHAEALLAFERENRSYFAASITDRGDAYFAEFAERHRLLLAEQEAGLHHLHLIEDADGGVLGRINLVEVRDGSAELGYRIAEKAAGQGLATWAVQRICVLAVEEYKLTSLRAETTLDNTGSRAVLARSGFEPLEDLMFGDRPGRRYVLDLSEGAPPAH